From Paenibacillus sp. PL2-23:
ATACGACTGTAGTGCCGCCTTTAGCGCGGCCTTTCATGCTGCCGCGTTGCTGCTTGCGGTGTTTTACACGTTTAGGTACCAACATGATTAGTTGCCTCCTTCCTGGGGAGCTGCTACTTTCTTCTTCGTAGGAAGGACTTCGCCGCGGTAGATCCATACTTTTACGCCGATGCGGCCGTAAGTTGTATGTGCTTCAGCTGTGCCGTAGTCGATGTCTGCGCGCAGTGTGTGAAGCGGAACTGTACCCTCGCTATAACCTTCCGTACGTGCGATCTCAGCGCCGCCAAGGCGTCCGCTAACCGCAGTTTTGATTCCTTTTGCGCCAGCTCTCATCGAGCGTTGGATCGCTTGTTTCAGTGCGCGGCGGAAAGATACCCGGCGCTCCAATTGTTGTGCGATGCTTTCAGCTACCAAGATAGCGTCCAGATCCGCTTGTTTGATTTCGGAGATATTGATGTGAACCTTTTTGCCTTTAGTAATCTTGCCAAGCTCCGTACGCAGGTTCTCAACTTCGGAACCGCCTTTGCCGATTACCATACCCGGCTTCGCCGTTTGGATCGTTACGTTTACGCGGTTAGCCGCACGCTCGATCTCAATGTGGGAAACTGCCGCGTCTTTCAGCTTGTTCTTCAAGTATTCACGAATTTTTACGTCTTCCAGAAGAAGATCGCCAAAGTCTTTGCCAGCGTACCATTTGGATTCCCAATCACGGATAATCCCGACACGAAGGCCGACTGGATTTACCTTTTGACCCACACGTTATCCCTCCTTATTTTTCAGATACCACCAAGGTGATGTGGCTGGTTCTTTTGTTAATCCGGCTTGCACGTCCCATAGCGCGAGGACGGAAACGTTTCATAGTTGGTCCTTGGTTCGCAAATACTTGCGATACGACCAAATTGTTAATGTCCAGCTGGTAGTTATGCTCAGCGTTCGCAATCGCGGAGTTGAGCAGCTTCTCGATGATCGGGGAAGCAGATTTTGGCGTGTGACGCAGAATTGCGATCGCTTCGCCAACTTGCTTGCCGCGAATCAGGTCCGCTACGAGCTGCGCTTTGCGAGGTGCGATACGTACGAAACGCGCGTGCGCTTTAGCTTCTGGCATGTGGGAACCTCCTCTCGTTCATTAGGAAATATAGAAGGGCAAATTAGCGTCTGCCCGTTTTTTTGTCATCGCTGGCATGGCCTTTGTAAGAACGAGTTGGTGCAAACTCACCGAACTTGTGTCCTACCATGTCCTCCGTCACGTACACCGGCACGTGCTTGCGTCCGTCATAGACAGCAACTGTGTGGCCGATGAATTGCGGGAAAATCGTCGAACGGCGGGACCATGTTTTGATAACGACCTTCTTGTTTGTTTCGTTCAGATCCTCGACTTTCTTCATCAGATGATCGTCGATGAATGGACCTTTCTTCAAACTGCGACCCATGTGGAATCCTCCCTTCGCGTAAGCGCTGGCGTGAGACTCCTCTCACGCGCATTGTATCAAGCGGCTATTACTTCGTGCGACGACGAATAATGTATTGGCTCGATGCTTTCTTCTTCTTGCGAGTTTTGTAGCCCAGAGTCGGTTTGCCCCAAGGGGACAACGGCGACTTGCGACCGATTGGAGCGCGGCCTTCGCCACCACCGTGCGGGTGATCGTTCGGGTTCATAACTACGCCGCGAACTTCTGGACGTTTGCCCAGCCAACGGGAACGGCCGGCTTTACCGATTTTCACAAGCTCATGGTCTTCGTTGCCTACGGAACCGATTGTCGCGCGGCAAGTCGACAGGATGCGGCGAACCTCGCCGGAGCTCAGACGAACCGATACGTAATCTTCTTCTTTACCCAGCAATTGAGCTTCAGTACCCGCTGCGCGAACCAACTGGCCGCCTTTGCCTGGTTTCAACTCGATGTTGTGGATAACTGTACCGACTGGGATGTTCTTAAGCGGCAACGCGTTGCCGATCTTGATGTCCGCGTCAGGTCCGGAAACGACTTGATCGCCTACTTTCAGGCCTTTAGGGGCAATGATGTAAGCTTTCGCGCCGTCCACGTAGTGGATCAAAGCGATGTTGGAAGTACGGTTCGGATCGTATTCGATCGTCGCAACGTTACCCACAACGCCGTCCTTTGTACGTTTGAAGTCGATGATACGGTATTTGCGCTTATGTCCGCCGCCATGGTGACGAACCGTAATTTTACCTTGGTTGTTGCGGCCTGCTTTCTTGAACAGTGGAGCCAGCAACGATTTCTCCGGTGTGCTTGTCGTAATCTCTTCGAAAGTGGATACCGACATGTTACGACGTGCAGGAGAGGTCGGTTTGTACTTTTTGATTGGCACTTGGTTTCCCTCCTTTTCTATACAGACGTTTCAAAGAACTCAAGTTCTTTGCTGTCATCGCTCAGTTGAACGATCGCTTTTTTCCAGTCAGGTCTATAACCGCTATGTCTGCCATAACGTTTTGGTTTACCCGCAACACGCATTGTGTTCACGCCGGTTACTTTTACGTTAAAGATTTGCTCAATAGCTTGTTTGATTTCTGTTTTGTTCGCGCGAAGATCGACTTCAAACACATAACGTTTGGCAGCCATGAAATCGCTCGTACGTTCCGTAATAACCGGGCGCTTGATAATATCGCGAGGATTTTTCATTACGCAAGCACCTCCTGTACTTTCTCTACTGCTTCTTTAGTGATAATCAGCTTGTCGTATACAAGCACATCGCGAACATTGATGCCGTCAGCAGCGACGAACTTCACGCCAGGGATGTTGCGAGCGGACAATGCTACATTATCCTCGTAGCTAGCCGTAACAACCAGTGCCTTACGGTCAACCTTCAGGTTGTTCAGGATGCCTTTGAATTCCTTCGTCTTAGGAGCCGCGAATGTCAGCTGATCCAGAACGATGATGCTTTCTGCAATCACTTTGGAAGACAGTGCGGATTTAATCGCAAGACGGCGAACCTTCTTAGGCAGTTTGAAGCCGTAAGTCCGTGGCGTAGGACCGAATACAGTACCGCCGCCAACCCATTGCGGGGAGCGGATCGAACCTTGACGAGCGCGGCCTGTGCCTTTTTGTTTCCAAGGCTTGCGACCGCCGCCGCGTACTTCGGAGCGTCCTTTTGTTTTGTGCGTTCCTTGACGTTCAGCAGCTTGCTGCAGAACGACAGCGCTGTGCATAACATGAGCGTTAGGCTGGATGCCGAATACGCTATCGGCCAGTTCCAGTTCGCCTACTTGCGAACCGCTCACGTTAAATACTGTTACTTTAGGCATTTCGTGTTCCTCCTTTCTTCAAGAGCGATTAGTTCTTAACGGTTTGTTTTACTTTAACGAAGCCGTTTTTAGGACCCGGAATGGAGCCTTTGACCAGAAGCACGTTGCGTTCTGCGTCTACACGGATAACTTCGAGCTTTTGAATCGTAATGGTCTCGTGACCCATATGACCTGGAAGGCGTTTGCCCTTCGGTACGCGGTTCGCTTGGATGGAACCCATGGAGCCTGGTCCGCGATGGTAGCGGGAGCCGTGAGACATTGGTCCAGTGCTTTGTCCCCAACGCTTGATTACGCCGGCAAAGCCTTTACCTTTCGAAATACCTGTTACGTCAACAAATTCGCCCTCTGCGAACAAGTCAGCTTTCACTTCCTGGCCAACTTCGTACTCGCCAAGGTTAATCCCGCGAATTTCACGAACGTAGCGCTTAGGAGTCGAGCCTGCTTTTTTAGCGTGGCCGATCTCTGGCTTGATCGATCTCTTCTCTTTCTTATCGGCGAAACCAAGTTGAACAGCCTCATAGCCGTCGGTTTCTACCGTTTTCTTCTGAAGCACTACATTCGGACCAGCTTCGATAACCGTTACTGGAACGACGTTGCCCTCAGCGGTAAATACTTGAGTCATTCCAAGTTTTTTCCCTAAGATACCTTTCATGTTGACACCTCATTTCCTCTCTATGATCGTCTATAACGTTGTTACTGCTATTACAGCTTGATTTCGATATCTACACCGGATGGCAGATCCAGACGCATCAGCGCATCAACCGTTTGCGGCGTTGGATTCACAATATCGATAAGGCGCTTGTGTGTGCGCATTTCGAATTGCTCACGGGAATCCTTGTACTTGTGTACCGCGCGGAGAATGGTGATGATTTGCTTTTCCGTTGGCAACGGAATCGGCCCGGATACGCCTGCACCGGAACGTTTTGCAGTTTCCACGATTTTCTCAGCGGATTGATCAAGAATTCTGTGATCGTATGCTTTCAAGCGGATACGAATCTTTTGCTTTGCCATATAAGTCCCTCCTTCTTTCGCCCAATTTTTTAATCGGACATACTCCGTGAGAATAACCCGCCACTAGCTCCATGGCAAAGGAGCCGGGTGTGTCGGCAACCTCTCACATCAACGCAACGTCAGACCAACAGTCAATATTATATCGAATTGAGTGGGCGATTGCAACTAAAACATTTAGGTTTTTGCATAAAAGATTAAAAAGCCGAATCCCGGTCGGGGACTGGCTTTTCATCTGCTGGGAATATTGGATGGGCCGTCGCCATCTGTTTCTTCAATAATACTGCTGCATATACTTCCGGCCGCTGTCAAACATCGTGATCCTTTAACCCAACACCACGCGGTCATCGGCCATCTTCTTGCCGCTGATTTGCTCGAATTCGCCAAGCAGTCGTTCCACGGTGAGGTCCTTCTTGCGATCCTCGTCGACCTGGAGGATGATCTTGCCCTTGTCCATCATAATGAGACGATTGCCGAGACGGATCGCCTGCTCCATGTTGTGCGTGACCATAAGCGTCGTCAGGCTCAGCTCGCGGACGATGCTTTCCGTTAAAGTGGTGACGAGCTCAGCGCGCGCCGGATCCAGAGCAGCTGTGTGCTCGTCCAGCAGCAGAATCTGGGGACGAGTGAACGTCGCCATCAGCAGGCTCAGCGCTTGCCGCTCCCCGCCGGATAGCAGACCCACCTTGGCGCCCATGCGATTCTCCAGGCCAATGCCGAGACGGCTCAGCTCATTCCGGAAGATTGTGCGCGTCTTGCTGCCTGCGCCGATGGAGAAGCCCCGTTGCTTGCCGCGCTTGTAAGCGATCGCCAAATTCTCTTCGATCGTCATACGCGGGGCGGTGCCTGCCATGGGGTCCTGAAAGACGCGGCCGATCCACTGGCTCCGCTTGTATTCCGACAGCTGGCTTACATCCTGGCCATCAATGAAAACTTTGCCTGCATCAGGCTTCATGACGCCAGAGATAATATTCATAAGCGTGGATTTCCCCGCGCCGTTGCTGCCAATCACCGTGACGAAGTCGCCTGGCTTAAGATGAAGGTTCGCGCTTAGAAGCGCTATTTTCTCATCTACAGTTCCGGGATTAAACAGCTTGGATACATGCTCAATCTTCAGCATTAACGGCCACCCCCGCTATTGGAGCCAAGAGATGCCAGCACCTCTGACGTTCTCTTCTTCGCCATTTTCTTCATTTTGTACGCGGCCCTTAACGTTGGCACGACCAGCGCGCCAATAATGATGATAGCCGTAATCAGCTTCAGATCCTGCGCCTGCATCCCTGGGACGCGCAAGGCGAGGGCATAAATGATCCGATAGATGATCGCGCCAATAACGACGGCCAGCGTCGCTCTAAATATCGTTTTGGCCCCCACAATCGCTTCACCAATAATAACCGAGGCAAGACCGATCACGATCATCCCGATGCCCATGCTGTTGTCCGCATATTTCTGATAATGTGCAATGAGAGCGCCTGAACTAGCCACAAGTGCATTGGACAACGCGATACCAATAATCGTCGTTACATCGGTATTAGCGCCAAAGCTGCGTATCATCCGTTTGTTGTCACCGGTTGCGCGCAGACTTAATCCCAGATCTGTCTTGAAAAACAGGTCCAGCATAAATTTCACCAATACCGCCAATACAACGGCAAGGATAAGGGGCTCAAGATGATCGAAGAGATTGGCTTCATTCCGAAGCGAAACGTTTGGTTTGCCGAGTATCCGAAGGTTAATGGAATACAGGGCAATCATCATAATAATCCCGGACAACAAGCCGTTGATTTTTCCCTTTGTATGCAGCAGTCCTGTACAGGTCCCCGCAGCCGCTCCACCCATGAACGCGCAAATAATCGCCAGAAAAGGCGGAGTACCGCTAATCGTCATAACGGTTCCAATTGCCGCCCCTGTCGTAAAGCTCCCGTCAACGGTCAAATCCGGGAAATCCAAAATTCGAAAAGTTATATATACGCCAAGTGCCATCAGAGCGTACAACAACCCCTGCTCAATGCCGCCCATTAAGGATACAAGCATGAGGCTTTCCTCCTTCTATCATAGGAATGGGGTGAACCGATTCCGCTCACCCCACTCGCTCAATTGTTGATGTTATTCAATGATGTTATTTTCTGCATCCTTCACATACGCCTTCATGGCGTCAGTAACCTCAATACCCTGCTCTGCAGCTGCTTTGAGATTGAAGATAAAATCGAGCTTTTGCGGTACAGAAACGTCCATATCGCCCGGGTTTTTGCCCTTCAGGATCTCAACCGCCATTTGACCGGCTTCATAGCCATGATCATAATAGCGGAATCCAACCGTGGCGAAAGCGCCCTTCTCTACCGTATCACGGTCAGCGGAGAAAAACGGAATGTCGTTCTCATTGGCAATTTCAATGATGCTATCCACGCCGCCCACAACCATATTATCCAGCGTAATATAGATCGCGTCGACACGTCCGACAAGCGAAGTCGCTGCCGTCTGAATATCGGAGCTGTTCGCCACTGGCGCTTTCACAAGCTCGATGCCATGCTTGGCCAGCGCTTCTTCAGCAATAGCGCTCATGACTACTGCGTTGGCTTCGCCTTCATTAATAACAAGTCCTACCTTCTTAACGGATGGGAACTCCTTCGCAATGAAGTCCATCGTCTGTACAATCGCATCCGGATTCGTATCCGCTGCGCCTGTTACATTGCCGCCTGGCGCCGTCAGCTGCGGCACGATGCCCGCATCAACAGGATCCGTGACAGCCGCGAATAGGACCGGCTTGTCCTTCACTTCATCTACAAGCGCTTGAGTGGTTGGAGTGGCAATTCCGAACGCCAGATCCACATTGGCCGATGCTATCTTCTGGGCAATGGTCACCACGTTAGCGGCTTCTCCTTGCGCATTGTTGTAATCAACCTTCAAGTTTTTACCTTCTTCAAACCCTGCGTCCTTCAGAGCCGCCAGGAAGCCGTCTCTTGTCGCATCCAAGGATGGATGCTCCACGATTTGCGAGATTGCGATTGAATACGTTTGTCCTTCGGCGCCGGCGTTGCCCGAAGCTTGTTCTTCATTCTCCGTGTTCCCTTTGCCCGCATTGCCGCCGCAAGCCGCTGTTACCGTCATCAGGGAAGCAAGAGCCAATCCTAGCCAAAATTTCTTTCTCAATTGAATAACCCCTCTCAACATCTTTTCTGTTGCAAAATAGCAAACATACTGCAAAGCTTTGTCGCTTTCCGACGCTAAAGTATTAATGCATCAATAAATAATTCCCTTTTTTTAGCGAAAAAAAAGATTTTATATAAACTTTATTAATATCTTAATTGTAGTATTGTCTTCCGTCAATGCAAAATTCCATGTTAAATGCTGCTAGCGCTTGGTGGAGAAAATGGCAAGAGCCCTCACCGAAGTGAGGGCTCTCCCAGCCAATGCGGCCTGACGGCCGCGTATGGACTATTTCAGGATTGTTGCAACAGCGCCAGCGCCTACAGTACGGCCGCCTTCACGGATGGAGAAGCGAGTGCCCTCTTCAACCGCGATTGGAGCGATCAGTTCAACTGTAACAGTGATGTTGTCGCCAGGCATAACCATTTCTGTACCTTCTGGCAGGTTGATGATACCTGTAACGTCAGTTGTACGGAAATAGAACTGTGGACGGTAGCCAGTGAAGAAAGGCTTGTGACGGCCACCCTCTTCTTTAGTCAGAACGTAGATTTGAGCAGTGAAGCTAGTGTGTGGCTTAACGGAACCCGGTTTTGCAATTACTTGTCCGCGCTCGATGTCTTTACGGTCAACGCCGCGAAGAAGTGCGCCGATGTTGTCGCCAGCTTGAGCGGAGTCCATAAGTTTACGGAACATCTCAACGCCAGTTACAACGGATTTGCGAGTTTCTTCTTGAAGACCGATGATTTCAACTTCGTCGCCAACTTTAACCGTACCACGGTCAACACGGCCAGTTGCTACTGTACCACGGCCAGTGATTGTGAATACGTCCTCGACAGGCAGAAGGAAAGGCTTCGCTGTGTCGCGCTCTGGAGTTGGGATGTAAGTGTCAACTTGCTCGAACAGCTCAACGATTTTGTCAGCCCAAGGACCGTCTGGGTTTTGCAAAGCTTCACGAGCTGCGCCGCGGATGATTGGAGTGTCATCGCCTGGGAAGTCGTATTCGGACAGAAGGTCGCGAACTTCCATTTCAACCAGCTCAAGAAGCTCTTCGTCTTCAACCATGTCGCATTTGTTCAGGAATACAACGATGTAAGGAACGCCTACTTGGCGGGAGAGCAGGATGTGCTCGCGCGTTTGCGGCATTGGGCCGTCAGAAGCGGATACAACCAGGATCGCGCCGTCCATTTGAGCCGCGCCAGTGATCATGTTTTTAACATAGTCGGCGTGACCAGGGCAGTCAACGTGAGCGTAGTGACGGTTAGGAGTCTCATACTCAACGTGAGCTGTGGAGATCGTGATACCGCGCTCGCGCTCTTCTGGAGCTTTGTCGATTTGGTCGAACGCGATAGCCGCGCCGCCGTATTTTTTGGAAAGTACAGTCGTGATCGCAGCAGTCAAAGTTGTTTTGCCGTGGTCAACGTGACCGATTGTACCGATGTTAACATGCGGTTTATTACGTTCAAATTTTGCCTTAGCCATTGAACTGAATCCTCCTCAATATATCTTGATTTTGTATGTGTGGGCCGGCACCGAGAGTGCTGAGCACACCTGATGACGGCCAATTGCAAACTTAAGCTATCAGCATGACTTGAGTATTACTCAGCGCTGCCTTTATGCTTAGCAATGATCTCTTCAGAGATCGACTTCGGAACTTCCTCGTAGTGGGAAAGCTCCATTGAGAATACGCCGCGTCCCTGTGTACCGGAACGAAGTGTCGTGGAGTAACCGAACATCTCGGAGAGAGGCACCTTAGCACGGATAATCTGCGCACCAGCGCGGGAATCCATACCCTCGATGCGACCGCGGCGGGAGTTCAGCATGCCCATAACGTCGCCCATGTACTCTTCTGGAACAGTAACCTCTACCTTCATGATTGGCTCAAGAAGGACAGGCTTACATTTTTCTTTCGCAGCCTTAAGCGCCAGGGAGCCCGCGATCTTAAACGCCATCTCGGAGGAGTCGACGTCATGGTAGGAACCATCGACAACGGTAGCTTTGATATCAACGAGCGGGAAGCCGGCGATTACGCCGTTCTTCATGGACTCTTCAATACCAGCCTGGATTGGAGCGATGAATTCACGTGGAATTGCGCCACCCACAACCTTGCTTTCGAAGATAAAGCCTGTACCAGCCTCTTGTGGTTCGAACTCGACCCAACAATGACCGAACTGACCTTTACCGCCGGACTGACGAACGAATTTACCTTCAACTTTAGCCGCAGCGCGGAAAGTCTCACGGTATGCAACCTGAGGCTTACCTACATTCGTTTCTACTTTGAATTCACGAAGCATACGGTCAACGAGGATTTCAAGGTGAAGCTCACCCATACCCGCGATAATCGTTTGGTTCGTTTCTTCGTCTGTATACGCACGGAATGTTGGATCTTCCTCAGCGAGCTTGGAGATCGCAACGCCAAGCTTGTCTTGGTCTGCTTTCGTCTTAGGCTCAATCGCGATTTGGATAACCGGTTCAGGGAAGTTCATCGATTCAAGTACAATCGGGGACTTCTCTTCACACAGCGTATCGCCAGTCGTTGTATCCTTCAGACCTACCGCAGCAGCGATATCGCCTGCGTATACTTCCGAAATCTCTTGACGGCTGTTCGCGTGCATCTGCAGAATACGTCCGATACGCTCGCGCTTGTTCTTCGTTGCATTCAGAACATAGGAGCCGGATTTCAGGATACCGGAGTATACGCGGAAGAACGTCAGGCGTCCTACGTAAGGGTCCGTCATGATCTTGAATGCCAGAGCCGAGAACGGCTCGGAATCGGAGGATTGACGTACCGCTTCTTCGCCATCTTCAAGCGTACCTTTGATAGCTGGTACGTCTACTGGCGCAGGCAAGTAGTCAACAACCGCATCCAATACCAATTGAACGCCTTTGTTACGGTAGGAGGAACCTGCAACAACCGGGAAGATTTTAACTTCGCAAACGCCTTTACGAAGAACAGCCTTCAGCTCTGGAATTGTAATTTCTTCGCCTTCCAGATACTTCATCATCAGCTCTTCGTCCAATTCAGCGACCTTCTCTACCAGCTCTTGACGAAGCTCTTCAACTTGGTCAGCATACTCGGCAGGAATTTCGGATTGAATTGGCTCTTTGCCAAGGTCATCCTTGTACGTGTAAGCCACACGCTCCACAAGGTCAATTACGCCGATGAAATCGGACTCAGCGCCCATAGGAAGCTGAATCGCAACAGCATTGGCTTGAAGACGCTCACGCATGTCTTTAACGACATTCAGATAGTCCGCGCCAATGATGTCCATCTTGTTAACGTAAGCAATCCGCGGAACGCCGTAACGGTCAGCTTGACGCCATACCGTCTCGGACTGAGGCTCAACGCCTTCTTTCGCACTGAAAACACCAACGGCCCCGTCCAATACGCGAAGGGAACGTTCAACTTCAACTGTGAAGTCAACGTGACCCGGAGTATCGATGATATTGATGCGGTTACCTTTCCATTGAGCGGTTGTTGCGGCAGACGTAATTGTGATGCCGCGCTCTTGCTCCTGCTCCATCCAGTCCATCGTCGCTGCACCTTCGTGCACCTCGCCGATTTTGTGGGTACGACCAGTGAAGAACAAGATCCGTTCAGTTGTCGTGGTTTTACCAGCATCGATATGCGCCATGATACCGATATTACGCGTATTTTCCAAGGAGAACTCTCTTGCCATGAATATGTCTCCTCTCGATTATGGTTATCCTACCAGCGGTAGTGAGCAAACGCTTTGTTCGCTTCTGCCATTTTGTGTGTGTCTTCGCGCTTCTTAACGGATGCGCCAGTGTTGTTGGAAGCATCCAGAATCTCAGCAGCCAGACGCTCTGTCATCGTTTTCTCGCCGCGGTTACGCGAGTAGTTCACGAGCCAACGAAGACCAAGAGCCGTACGGCGCTCAGGTTTAACCTCGATTGGTACTTGGTAGTTAGCGCCGCCTACACGGCGAGCTTTAACCTCAAGAACCGGCATGATGTTTTTCAATGCTGCTTCGAACACTTCCATTGGATCTTTACCGGAACGCTCTTGGATCAGCTTGAAAGCATCGTATAACAGCGTTTGTGCAGTACCTCTCTTGCCGTCGATCATAATGCGGTTGATCAGACGAGTTACCAGTTTGCTATTGTAAACCGGATCCGGCAGCACATCGCGTTTCGTTACAGGACCTTTGCGTGGCATGTAAAGTCCCCCTTTCTTCTCATAGTAACTTGTTCTAGCTTGTTATTAACCCGTTCGGGTTATACCATTACTTCTTAACTTTAGGACGCTTCGTACCGTATTTGGAACGAGCTTGGTTACGGTTGTTCACACCCGCTGTATCAAGCGCGCCGCGAACGATATGGTAACGTACGCCCGGAAGGTCTTTAACACGACCGCCGCGGATCAGAACGACGCTGTGCTCTTGAAGGTTATGACCGATACCTGGAATGTACGCAGTAACCTCTACACGGTTAGTCAAGCGTACGCGCGCGTATTTACGAAGCGCGGAGTTCGGTTTCTTCGGAGTCATAGTACCTACACGAGTGCACACACCGCGTTTTTGAGGCGCGCTGATGTCAGTCGCTTCACGTTTCAATGCGTTGAAACCTCTTTGCAAGGCTGGCGATTTCGATTTAACGACCTTCGCTTGACGACCTTTGCGAACGAGCTGGTTGATTGTTGGCATGTTGCCACCCCCTTCCACATATTTATGTCTTTATAATGGTAGACATTTCACCCAAGTTTTAAGCCCACAGAGCCAGGCGGTTCATAATTTATCAAAACAATTCCCGAGCCTGGGCGTCAGGCACACTTCGATATATTATCACTTTGGCAATAGGCGTGTCAAGCATAATAGTCATTGTTTTTTGTCAGGTTGTCCAATTTACAATATTATAACTAAAGCGTGCTGGGATCCCGGTATATCACATAGCTTTTATGCTTCATTTGCAGGATATTGGGCTCCCTATATGCGAGCACGAAGCTGAATGGAAATGGTGTCGTCATAAATGAAACCTCCTCCGGCATCTCCGTTCTTCATTGAAAACAGGCTTACTATTTCAGAGACGCCGGATTCATTAACAAGGTTGCATCTGCATCTTGATTAACTTTTTGATATTGCTTGCTCATCCTTAACCGCGCCATTGTCATACACAACATGCGTCATGCTGACGCCTCCGAGCACCACAATAGCCTCTGTTCTCTCATCGTCCATATAATATACCTTTCGGTCGATGCCGCTGCCCCCCTGCCAATCTGGAGCTCCCGCTATAGCGTTCAAGTCTTCGACGATCGTCCCGGCAGCTCCACCCTGCTTCACGATCTTCTCGGCATCGCTCAACGTTAACCGTGCTTGGTCATACGGCAGCAGCCCCACGACGATTAGAGCATCGCGCGTCCACGCTCCGATTCCCATGCTGTCGTCCGCCTCCAGCCGCTGCAGCGCGGTTCGCTCGTCCGAGCTCTCCGCCAAGGCGTAGAAAGCGTCGTAATCCTCCATGTGTGCAAGCGCGATCAATTCCTCCCGGTCCGAGCCCTCCGCCTCGTTGGGATTGCCCTCTAATACATAGGAGAACAGCGCAAGTACAATTAGCGCACTCAGAAATATAAGATTGGATTGATAATCTCTCATCCGATTACCTCCTCACCATGACTGCTACCAGTATATGAGCAAATCGCCCTCCGGTTGATTCAATGACCAAGCCAATAACAAAAAAAGCGACACATGGCCTGCTCGTTGTCTGCAGAGACCATGTGTCGCTTCATATAGAGCCGTTAATGAATACGGCTGACCTTATTTATTCTACTACTACAGCTTCCGTCGCTTCATTCAGCTCCGCGGATTCTACAGCTTCCTCTTCCAGTCCAGCAAAACGAATGTTGCGGTAGCGCTGCATGCCCGT
This genomic window contains:
- the rpsL gene encoding 30S ribosomal protein S12 — encoded protein: MPTINQLVRKGRQAKVVKSKSPALQRGFNALKREATDISAPQKRGVCTRVGTMTPKKPNSALRKYARVRLTNRVEVTAYIPGIGHNLQEHSVVLIRGGRVKDLPGVRYHIVRGALDTAGVNNRNQARSKYGTKRPKVKK
- the tuf gene encoding elongation factor Tu encodes the protein MAKAKFERNKPHVNIGTIGHVDHGKTTLTAAITTVLSKKYGGAAIAFDQIDKAPEERERGITISTAHVEYETPNRHYAHVDCPGHADYVKNMITGAAQMDGAILVVSASDGPMPQTREHILLSRQVGVPYIVVFLNKCDMVEDEELLELVEMEVRDLLSEYDFPGDDTPIIRGAAREALQNPDGPWADKIVELFEQVDTYIPTPERDTAKPFLLPVEDVFTITGRGTVATGRVDRGTVKVGDEVEIIGLQEETRKSVVTGVEMFRKLMDSAQAGDNIGALLRGVDRKDIERGQVIAKPGSVKPHTSFTAQIYVLTKEEGGRHKPFFTGYRPQFYFRTTDVTGIINLPEGTEMVMPGDNITVTVELIAPIAVEEGTRFSIREGGRTVGAGAVATILK
- the fusA gene encoding elongation factor G, producing MAREFSLENTRNIGIMAHIDAGKTTTTERILFFTGRTHKIGEVHEGAATMDWMEQEQERGITITSAATTAQWKGNRINIIDTPGHVDFTVEVERSLRVLDGAVGVFSAKEGVEPQSETVWRQADRYGVPRIAYVNKMDIIGADYLNVVKDMRERLQANAVAIQLPMGAESDFIGVIDLVERVAYTYKDDLGKEPIQSEIPAEYADQVEELRQELVEKVAELDEELMMKYLEGEEITIPELKAVLRKGVCEVKIFPVVAGSSYRNKGVQLVLDAVVDYLPAPVDVPAIKGTLEDGEEAVRQSSDSEPFSALAFKIMTDPYVGRLTFFRVYSGILKSGSYVLNATKNKRERIGRILQMHANSRQEISEVYAGDIAAAVGLKDTTTGDTLCEEKSPIVLESMNFPEPVIQIAIEPKTKADQDKLGVAISKLAEEDPTFRAYTDEETNQTIIAGMGELHLEILVDRMLREFKVETNVGKPQVAYRETFRAAAKVEGKFVRQSGGKGQFGHCWVEFEPQEAGTGFIFESKVVGGAIPREFIAPIQAGIEESMKNGVIAGFPLVDIKATVVDGSYHDVDSSEMAFKIAGSLALKAAKEKCKPVLLEPIMKVEVTVPEEYMGDVMGMLNSRRGRIEGMDSRAGAQIIRAKVPLSEMFGYSTTLRSGTQGRGVFSMELSHYEEVPKSISEEIIAKHKGSAE
- the rpsG gene encoding 30S ribosomal protein S7, coding for MPRKGPVTKRDVLPDPVYNSKLVTRLINRIMIDGKRGTAQTLLYDAFKLIQERSGKDPMEVFEAALKNIMPVLEVKARRVGGANYQVPIEVKPERRTALGLRWLVNYSRNRGEKTMTERLAAEILDASNNTGASVKKREDTHKMAEANKAFAHYRW
- a CDS encoding ABC transporter substrate-binding protein, with translation MRKKFWLGLALASLMTVTAACGGNAGKGNTENEEQASGNAGAEGQTYSIAISQIVEHPSLDATRDGFLAALKDAGFEEGKNLKVDYNNAQGEAANVVTIAQKIASANVDLAFGIATPTTQALVDEVKDKPVLFAAVTDPVDAGIVPQLTAPGGNVTGAADTNPDAIVQTMDFIAKEFPSVKKVGLVINEGEANAVVMSAIAEEALAKHGIELVKAPVANSSDIQTAATSLVGRVDAIYITLDNMVVGGVDSIIEIANENDIPFFSADRDTVEKGAFATVGFRYYDHGYEAGQMAVEILKGKNPGDMDVSVPQKLDFIFNLKAAAEQGIEVTDAMKAYVKDAENNIIE